CGCCGAGCATGAGCGTGGCGTGAAACGCGACGGCGTACTCGGGCAGGTTCGGCAGGCAGATGGCGAACACGTCGCCCTTGCCAAAGCCGCGTTTGGATAGCGACGACGCGATCAGGCGCGCGCCGCCGGCGACCTGCCCGAACGTCAGCGTGCGGCCGCTGGGTCCGTCGATCAGCGCGGGTACATCCTTGTTCTCCATGGCTTTCTGCAGGATGAGCGCATGGTACGGGATGTCCGGGATCGTTCGATCGGGGTAGGGGCTCGTGAAGATCATGCGGTTCTCCTTGTCATGATGGGGGCGCCGGATTTACGCGCCCGTGAAGACGGCTGTGCGCTTCTCCAGCAGCGCCCGAATTCCCTCTTCGCCATCCGCGCTCTCGAACAGTTGCTGGAGCAACTCGCGCTCGAGCGCGATGCCTTCGGCGGCCGTGCCGTCCAGACCCGCCTGAACCGCGCGCTTGATGGCGCCGACCGCTTTGGCCGCGTGCTGCGGCGGCAGGAACTGCCGCGCGTACTCCATCACGGCATCGTCGTAGCCGTCCTCGTCGCAGACGCGGTTGACCAACCCGATTGTCAGCGCATGGTCCGGCGTGACCGACCTGCCTGTGACGAGCATCTCCATCGCGCGGCTCTTGCCGACCAGCCGCGGCAGGCGCTGGGTGCCGCCCGCGCCCGGCATCAGGCCGAGATTGGCCTCCGGCAGACCCAACTGCATGCGCTCGCCACGCTTGGCGACACGCAGATCGCAGGCCAGCGCCAGTTCAAGCCCGCCGCCCAGCGCGGTGCCGTTGAGGGCGGCGATGGTCAGCTTCGGCGTGGCCTCCAGCCGGCTGAACGTCTCGGAAGCAAACAGCGCCATGTGGTAGCGCATGCGGGCGCTGGCAGCGGCGAACTGCCGGGCGTCGGGGCCGGCGCTGAAGAAGCGCTCGCCCGCGCCGCGCACGACGACGACCCAGACGCTGTCGTCACCGCGCGCACGCACGATGGCCGCGTCCAGCTCGCCCAGCAGATCCAGCGTGTACGCGTTGACCGGCGGGTTGTTCAGTTCGAGCACGGCGACCGCGCCAACGGCCGTGTAGTTCACCAGCGGCATGAGACCTCCCGGGACAGCGCTAGATGATCTCCAGAACGTCGCGCGCGGGCAGCAGCGGGAACGGCGCCGACGGCAACGACTGGTACCAGTACGCGACCGAAGAAACGTCATCCTGCAGCGGCAGGTAGCGGCGGTCGGCGCGCCAGCCGATCATCTGGATCGTCACGCGCACGTCCAGCGCGAAGCGGATCGGGTCGGCGATGTGCCAGCGGTACGCGCCGAAGCGCATCTGCGAGCGGTACAGACCGTCAGGGCGCAAGACCTGTGACAACCCGGCATACGGCGTGGTGTACTCGCGGTAGCCGCCGTTCTCCTTGCCGAGATCCCAGTTATACGAGCCGCAGAAGTAATCCTCGGTGCCCGTGCCGCAGATCGTCGGGAACTCGCGGTCGCCGTCCATGTAAAACTTGATCTCGCCCTCGCCCCACCACCCGCTGTTGTTGACGCCGACCGCCATATAGGTGCCGACGTAGTGGCCCTGCCCGCGCACGCCGTCCAGAATCGTGACCACCTCGCCGTACGGGACCGGGTTGGTGCGCCGAAACTGCGCGTGGAAGTAGGCCGCGTCGTCCGGCACATCGGTCAGGGCGTAGGTGATCTGGTAGTAGAGCGTCATCGGCTCATCGCCGAGATTGGTCAGCGTCATGCGGCAGCGCTTGCGGAACGGCATCTCCCAGTACGTGTTAAGCCCGCTGCGCGGATTGACGCAGACCGCCAGCGACGACACCTGCGCGTACTGGCCCCAGCCGTTGGCGAAGAAGTCGCCCAGCGGGCACTCGACCGATGGGGTCGTCTGATCGTCCCAGTAAATGCGCAGGATGCAGTAACGCCAGGTGCCGGTCGGCGTCATCCAGATATGCTGGATGGCGCCCATGCCGGCCATATCGGCCAGCGTGCGCGTTTCTTTAGCCTGAATGCGGATCGATGGCGAGATCTTCCAGCCGCGCCCCAGTCCGGTCGCGTGCTCCAGGCCCGTGCCCTCGGTCGCCATACCGCCCGCGCCCTGCTCGCCGCTGAAGTTCTCCGGGCTGATGGAGCGTGTCTGCGCGCGCGACAGGCGCGACAGATTGCCCATGTGCATGCCCAAACCGTTGAACATTGCCGTCTCCGAATGGCCGCTAACGGGCCGCTTCAATCAGTTTCTGGAACTCCTCGAACGGGTACGCGCCCATCACCGGGCGGCCGCCGACCAGGAAGACCGGGGTGCTCTGCACGCCGATCGATTCCGCAGACAAGGTCTCGGCCTTCACGACCGCTTCGAACTTGCTCGAATCCACGCAGGCGTTGAAGCGCGCCGCGTCGACCTTAAGCTCCGTCGCAAACCCTTTCAGGTTGTCTTTGGAAAATGCGCCCTTGTTCTCGCCCTTCTGGTGCGTAAACAGGTAGTCATGATACTCCCAGAACTTTCCCTGCTCGCCGGCGCACTCGCTCGCCTCGGCGGCCCACTGTGACTCAGCGCCAAGAAAAGCGAAATGCACGTAGCCCAGCCGGACGATGCCCTTCTGGATATACTGCTGGTCGATCTGGCGCGCCGCGCCAGTGGCGAATTGCCCGCAGTATGGTCACTGGAAGTCGCTGTATTCCAGCATCGTGACCGGCGCTTTCGGATCGCCCCGGTAGTGCCGGACCGATCCGTAGATCAGATCCAGCATGCTGCCGCCCGATCCGGGTGTTCCACCGACTGGCGGCGCGACAACCGGCGCCGGCGCCGGAATGAGCAGCGGGCGCGCGCTGAAGCCTGCGCCAAAGCCAAGCACGAGCAGGATCAGCCCGACGCCGATCGTCGCGATCCAGTTCGTGCGCTCGACGATAACCGGCTCGACTGGCGCGGGCAACGGATCGGGCAAGTCCAGGCCGGCCAGTGGCGTGCCAGGTGTGTCGGCTGGTTGGCTATCAATAGGCTCAGTCATAGGCTATAGCATCTCTCGCAGTTCGTCCGGCTCAATGCCGGCTTCGCGTAAAATCGAGCGGAGCGTCCCGACAGGCAATGGGCCACGATGGAACGGCACCGTGACACGCCTGCGGGATGCGGGATGAAAGTATATCTGATGACTCCCTTTGCTTCGCCGCAACTTGAAGCCTCGCTGTTCCAGAACGCTGATGACGGCTTGCGACGTGAGCGCCGGCAGCTTAGGCATGAGCAGAAACCAGCAGGGTGTATTCTAGCGTCTGATCATCGCTGGGCACTTCGGCTCCATCTTCCAGCAATGTTTCGAGATAGAGTTCGATCGCTTCCTGCGCCATCTGGCGCGCCTCTTCAACGCTTTGGCCGTACGTGATACAGCCCGGCAGTGAAGGCACGCTCACCGTGTAGCCGCCCTCCGGCTCCGGCCGTAGCAGGATTCGATAGCTAAGCACTTTCATACCGGCCCTCGCTCCCTGGCTGGGCGGCGGCCAGCCGCTCGCCGTACTGCTGCTTGTAGTATTCCAGATACTCGCCGGACTTGATCGGCCGCCACCACCAGTCGTTCTGGCGGAACCAGTCGACGGTCTCGCCGATGGCCGCCTCGAAGTCGCGGCGCGGCGCCCAGCCGAGCGCGCGCAGCTTGGCGGTATCGAGCGCGTAGCGGCGGTCGTGGCCTTCGCGGTCGCGCACACGCCGGATCAGCGATTCCGGCTTGCCGAGCGCGCGCAGCATCAAGCGGATCACATCGATGTTGTGCTGCTCGTTCTCGCCGCCGATGTTGTATGCCTCACCGAGCCGCCCCTGGTGCAGCACGACGTCGATGCCTTTGCAATGGTCGAGCACGTGCAGCCAGTCGCGCACCTGCAGGCCGTCGCCGTACATCGGCAGCGGCTGGTCGTCGATGGCGTTGGTGATGAAAAGCGGCAGCAGCTTCTCCGGGTACTGGTACGGCCCGAAGGTGTTAGAACCGCGCGTGATGACGACCGGCAAATTGTACGTCGTGAAGTACGAGCGGATCAGCAGTTCTGCGCTCGCCTTGCTGGCGGCGTATGGCGAGTTCGGCAGGAACGGGTCGCTCTCTTTCGAGTACCCTTCCGGCACATCGCCGTACACCTCGTCGGTGGAGATCTGATGATAGCGCTCGACCTTGAACTGCCGCGCGGCCTCCAGCAGAACGTAGGCGCCGTAGATGTCGGTCCTGACGAACGCGTCGGCGCTCAGAATCGAGCGGTCGACGTGCGACTCGGCGGCGAAGTTGACGATCGTGTCGATCTGATGCTGCTGCATGGCGGCGGCGACCGATGCCGCGTCGGCGATGTCGCCGCGCACGAAGGCGTAGCGCGGATCGTCGTCCACAGCGAGCAGATTCTCGACGCGCCCGGCATACGTGAGCTTGTCGAAGACGACGATGCGGTAGTCCGGGTATTTGCCGAGCAGATAGCGGACGAAGTTCGAGCCGATGAAGCCCGCGCCGCCAGTGACCAGAATGTTGCGCAAAGCAGGAGTCCTCGCTGAGGTAGCGCGATTATACCGAAAAGCGGGTGGAGCGCAAACGCCCCGGGCTGCCGGTCGCGCGCGGCCGCGGTTATGCGCGTCCGCGTGGCGATTATAACACGCCCGTATTTCGCCAACAAACGCGATTGTCCATATAATCGAAGCCGATGCCCCCACTTCAAGGAGATGCCATGCGACCGTTGCACGGCGTGCGCGTGCTGGACCTGACCCGCCTGCTGCCCGGCCCGTTCTGCTCGCTGATGCTGGCCGACCTCGGCGCGGATGTGATCAAGATCGAAGACCTGCTGCTGGGCGACTATCTGCGGCAGGGCGCGCCGCGGGTGACCGCCAC
This portion of the Chloroflexota bacterium genome encodes:
- a CDS encoding enoyl-CoA hydratase/isomerase family protein is translated as MPLVNYTAVGAVAVLELNNPPVNAYTLDLLGELDAAIVRARGDDSVWVVVVRGAGERFFSAGPDARQFAAASARMRYHMALFASETFSRLEATPKLTIAALNGTALGGGLELALACDLRVAKRGERMQLGLPEANLGLMPGAGGTQRLPRLVGKSRAMEMLVTGRSVTPDHALTIGLVNRVCDEDGYDDAVMEYARQFLPPQHAAKAVGAIKRAVQAGLDGTAAEGIALERELLQQLFESADGEEGIRALLEKRTAVFTGA
- a CDS encoding DUF2961 domain-containing protein; the encoded protein is MHMGNLSRLSRAQTRSISPENFSGEQGAGGMATEGTGLEHATGLGRGWKISPSIRIQAKETRTLADMAGMGAIQHIWMTPTGTWRYCILRIYWDDQTTPSVECPLGDFFANGWGQYAQVSSLAVCVNPRSGLNTYWEMPFRKRCRMTLTNLGDEPMTLYYQITYALTDVPDDAAYFHAQFRRTNPVPYGEVVTILDGVRGQGHYVGTYMAVGVNNSGWWGEGEIKFYMDGDREFPTICGTGTEDYFCGSYNWDLGKENGGYREYTTPYAGLSQVLRPDGLYRSQMRFGAYRWHIADPIRFALDVRVTIQMIGWRADRRYLPLQDDVSSVAYWYQSLPSAPFPLLPARDVLEII
- a CDS encoding thioredoxin domain-containing protein, translated to MDQQYIQKGIVRLGYVHFAFLGAESQWAAEASECAGEQGKFWEYHDYLFTHQKGENKGAFSKDNLKGFATELKVDAARFNACVDSSKFEAVVKAETLSAESIGVQSTPVFLVGGRPVMGAYPFEEFQKLIEAAR
- a CDS encoding type II toxin-antitoxin system HicA family toxin, with the protein product MPKLPALTSQAVISVLEQRGFKLRRSKGSHQIYFHPASRRRVTVPFHRGPLPVGTLRSILREAGIEPDELREML
- a CDS encoding type II toxin-antitoxin system HicB family antitoxin, coding for MKVLSYRILLRPEPEGGYTVSVPSLPGCITYGQSVEEARQMAQEAIELYLETLLEDGAEVPSDDQTLEYTLLVSAHA
- the rfbB gene encoding dTDP-glucose 4,6-dehydratase produces the protein MRNILVTGGAGFIGSNFVRYLLGKYPDYRIVVFDKLTYAGRVENLLAVDDDPRYAFVRGDIADAASVAAAMQQHQIDTIVNFAAESHVDRSILSADAFVRTDIYGAYVLLEAARQFKVERYHQISTDEVYGDVPEGYSKESDPFLPNSPYAASKASAELLIRSYFTTYNLPVVITRGSNTFGPYQYPEKLLPLFITNAIDDQPLPMYGDGLQVRDWLHVLDHCKGIDVVLHQGRLGEAYNIGGENEQHNIDVIRLMLRALGKPESLIRRVRDREGHDRRYALDTAKLRALGWAPRRDFEAAIGETVDWFRQNDWWWRPIKSGEYLEYYKQQYGERLAAAQPGSEGRYESA